One window of the Pyrinomonadaceae bacterium genome contains the following:
- a CDS encoding VOC family protein, with amino-acid sequence MSDTAAAQTQMEHAPGTFCWIELATTDGPGAKKFYTDLFGWEGNDNPMGPDMVYTIYKINGKDVAASYQKGGEMEHVPTHWACYVAVTSADETAAKAKSLGAEVVQEPFDVMEHGRMAVIADPTGAHFCIWEPKQHKGVGIKNENNTLCWNELMTKDAERAKDFYTKLFGWKSKTDADKGMPYTEWINGEEHIGGMMQIQPDMGPMPPNWGVYFAVDDCDAMVEKATSLGARTYMPPTDIPNVGRFAVLADPQGAAFNIIKLDMQHHQNK; translated from the coding sequence ATGAGCGATACCGCAGCAGCACAAACACAAATGGAACACGCCCCCGGAACTTTCTGTTGGATCGAACTGGCAACTACCGACGGGCCGGGAGCTAAAAAGTTTTACACCGACCTGTTCGGCTGGGAAGGCAATGACAACCCTATGGGACCGGACATGGTCTATACCATCTACAAAATCAACGGCAAAGATGTCGCCGCGTCGTACCAAAAAGGCGGCGAAATGGAGCACGTCCCGACGCATTGGGCCTGTTACGTCGCTGTCACCAGCGCCGACGAAACCGCCGCGAAAGCTAAATCACTGGGAGCGGAAGTCGTGCAGGAACCTTTTGATGTAATGGAGCACGGGCGCATGGCGGTTATTGCCGACCCCACCGGCGCGCACTTCTGCATCTGGGAGCCGAAACAGCACAAAGGCGTCGGCATTAAGAACGAGAACAACACTCTGTGTTGGAACGAGCTGATGACGAAGGACGCCGAGAGAGCAAAGGATTTTTACACGAAGCTCTTCGGCTGGAAGTCCAAGACTGATGCCGACAAAGGAATGCCCTATACCGAATGGATTAACGGTGAAGAGCACATTGGCGGCATGATGCAAATCCAACCGGACATGGGCCCGATGCCGCCCAACTGGGGAGTCTATTTCGCGGTTGATGACTGCGATGCGATGGTGGAAAAAGCCACGTCGCTCGGCGCACGCACGTACATGCCACCGACAGACATTCCAAACGTCGGTCGCTTCGCCGTGCTTGCTGATCCCCAGGGCGCCGCGTTCAACATTATCAAGTTGGACATGCAACATCACCAGAACAAGTAA
- a CDS encoding VOC family protein — protein sequence MPKLFNAAPTFAVADVGETIRWYQEQLGFTTYPFPETPPYVFAIVSRDTVEIMFQHVPGYEKPDLYSRRQGGVWDAYIRMESVKEFYESIKDRVEIVLPLRKQPYGDWEFEVKDPNGYILVFSELID from the coding sequence ATGCCAAAACTTTTCAACGCTGCTCCCACCTTCGCGGTCGCCGATGTCGGCGAGACGATTCGCTGGTATCAGGAACAGCTCGGCTTTACGACCTACCCCTTTCCCGAGACACCGCCATACGTCTTTGCGATCGTCAGCCGCGACACGGTGGAAATAATGTTTCAGCACGTGCCGGGCTACGAAAAGCCAGACCTCTACAGCCGGCGCCAAGGTGGCGTATGGGACGCGTACATCAGAATGGAAAGTGTGAAAGAATTTTACGAGTCAATAAAGGACAGAGTCGAAATAGTGTTGCCGTTGCGAAAGCAGCCCTACGGCGATTGGGAGTTCGAAGTTAAGGATCCGAACGGGTACATTCTGGTTTTCAGCGAGTTGATTGATTAG
- the ada gene encoding bifunctional DNA-binding transcriptional regulator/O6-methylguanine-DNA methyltransferase Ada has translation MTNPELWNAVLERDASRDGSFVFAVRSTGIYCRPSCPARRPKREQVSFFRVPEAAEQAGFRACKRCHPRRANANDPQIELARQVCHVIDEHEEDTATLQSLSAATGVNAHHLQRTFKQVMGITPRQYAESRKLERFKAGIKKGASVTDAMYDAGYGSSRALYEKSSEQLGMTPATYGRGGKGMRIVFTISQSPLGRLLVAATERGVCAVTIGDSDAELMRALFAEYPNAAIDSKDTSISPSLNLWLQKVLDSLNGESRLIELPMDVQATAFQRRVWEELRRIPFGSTRSYQEIAKAIGKPNAVRAVASACASNRLALVIPCHRVIREDKSLGGYRWGIERKKELLAKERQAAPES, from the coding sequence ATGACAAACCCCGAACTTTGGAATGCAGTCCTTGAGCGAGACGCTTCGCGCGACGGCAGTTTCGTTTTCGCCGTGCGGTCCACGGGGATTTACTGCCGGCCATCGTGTCCGGCGCGCCGTCCGAAACGCGAGCAGGTGAGTTTCTTTCGCGTGCCTGAAGCCGCAGAGCAAGCCGGCTTTCGCGCGTGCAAGCGTTGCCATCCGCGTCGCGCGAACGCGAACGATCCGCAAATTGAGCTCGCGCGTCAGGTGTGTCACGTGATTGACGAGCACGAGGAAGATACCGCTACGCTGCAAAGCTTGAGCGCAGCAACCGGCGTCAATGCTCATCACTTACAACGCACGTTCAAGCAGGTGATGGGAATTACGCCGAGACAGTACGCTGAGTCGCGCAAGCTTGAACGATTCAAAGCCGGGATTAAGAAGGGCGCGTCGGTGACCGACGCGATGTACGATGCCGGATACGGATCCAGCCGGGCGCTCTATGAAAAATCTTCCGAGCAGTTAGGAATGACGCCGGCGACTTATGGCCGCGGGGGAAAGGGAATGCGCATCGTCTTCACGATTTCTCAGTCACCACTCGGCCGTTTGTTAGTCGCAGCGACTGAACGCGGCGTGTGCGCCGTGACGATTGGCGATTCGGATGCGGAATTGATGCGCGCGCTGTTCGCCGAGTATCCGAATGCTGCGATCGACTCGAAAGACACTTCGATCAGCCCTTCACTGAATCTTTGGCTGCAAAAAGTTCTGGACTCGCTGAACGGCGAATCTCGTTTGATCGAGTTGCCCATGGACGTGCAAGCGACCGCATTTCAAAGACGCGTGTGGGAAGAGTTGCGGCGCATTCCGTTCGGCTCAACCCGTTCATATCAGGAGATTGCCAAAGCGATTGGTAAACCGAACGCGGTGCGGGCGGTGGCAAGCGCGTGTGCGAGCAATCGTCTGGCGCTGGTCATCCCTTGCCATCGAGTCATCCGGGAGGACAAGAGTTTGGGTGGGTACCGGTGGGGGATAGAGCGGAAAAAAGAATTGTTGGCGAAAGAGCGTCAGGCCGCGCCGGAATCATAA
- a CDS encoding EamA family transporter: MKARIVWLILCGIWGSTWLFIKIGLRDLPPFTFAGLRFVLASAILGSLILIRRARWPRTRTEWYLIAVSGLLQFTLNYGLVFWGEQYISSGLAAVLQSTFPLFGLVIAHFYLPNERMTTLKVAGVLLGVFGVGVIFSDQLTIAGSMALLGSIALVLSAVFGSYSNVLVKAYGGKIDPQILAASQMVFGFVPLLIAGFSMEGNPLQFRWTLSAFLSLMYLVIVGSVIAFWLYYWLVRNMDVTNTMLIALVTPVVAVILGMLVLHEQLNWRLIAGSACIILGLGLIVWRRQHRTVAIPEADAGAVSDS, encoded by the coding sequence ATGAAAGCCCGCATCGTTTGGCTGATCCTCTGCGGCATCTGGGGATCGACCTGGCTATTCATTAAGATCGGCCTGCGCGATCTGCCGCCATTCACTTTTGCCGGGCTGCGTTTCGTCCTCGCCTCAGCAATTCTCGGTTCGCTTATCCTGATTCGGCGCGCGCGCTGGCCACGCACCCGCACCGAATGGTACCTGATTGCCGTCAGCGGGCTCCTGCAATTCACCCTGAACTACGGTCTGGTTTTCTGGGGCGAGCAATACATCTCCTCAGGTCTGGCCGCCGTGCTGCAGTCAACGTTTCCGCTTTTTGGTTTGGTCATCGCGCATTTCTATCTTCCCAACGAACGAATGACTACTTTGAAAGTCGCCGGCGTGCTGCTCGGAGTCTTCGGCGTCGGCGTCATCTTTTCCGATCAACTGACGATTGCCGGTTCGATGGCGCTGCTGGGCAGCATCGCGCTCGTGCTGAGTGCTGTCTTCGGATCGTATTCGAATGTTTTGGTGAAAGCCTATGGAGGCAAAATCGATCCGCAGATTCTGGCCGCCTCGCAAATGGTCTTCGGTTTTGTGCCCTTGCTCATCGCCGGATTCTCGATGGAAGGGAATCCACTGCAGTTTCGTTGGACACTTTCTGCATTTCTCTCTCTGATGTACCTCGTCATCGTCGGATCAGTGATTGCATTCTGGCTTTATTACTGGCTGGTGCGAAACATGGACGTGACCAACACGATGCTGATCGCTTTGGTGACGCCGGTCGTCGCCGTCATTCTGGGAATGTTGGTCCTGCACGAGCAACTCAACTGGCGTCTGATCGCCGGCAGTGCGTGCATCATCCTCGGCTTGGGACTGATTGTATGGCGCCGGCAGCACCGGACTGTGGCGATTCCGGAAGCAGATGCCGGCGCGGTATCAGACTCCTGA
- a CDS encoding DNA-3-methyladenine glycosylase I, which produces MNSPVTPARCQWAKTPLSIEYHDREWGVPVHDDRTLFEFLILEGAQAGLSWETILRKRENYRRAFDNFDARKVAKYDQRKVEKLLSDEGIIRNRLKIAAAIQNGKAFLAVQKEFGSFDAYVWRFVNGRPLRRKRGAPVPVTTAESEMLSRDLLKRGFKFVGPTICYSFMQAVGMVNDHDANCFRYREVRNL; this is translated from the coding sequence TTGAATTCCCCTGTCACCCCAGCCCGCTGTCAGTGGGCAAAGACTCCGCTGTCCATCGAGTATCACGATCGTGAATGGGGCGTCCCTGTGCACGACGATCGGACCCTATTCGAGTTTCTTATTCTGGAAGGCGCGCAAGCCGGCCTGAGCTGGGAAACGATTTTGCGGAAGCGCGAGAATTATCGGCGCGCTTTCGACAATTTCGACGCGCGAAAGGTCGCGAAATACGACCAGCGCAAAGTTGAGAAACTGCTCTCCGACGAAGGTATCATTCGTAATCGCTTAAAGATCGCAGCGGCGATTCAAAACGGCAAAGCTTTTCTCGCAGTACAGAAGGAGTTCGGCAGTTTCGACGCGTATGTCTGGCGATTTGTGAACGGAAGGCCTTTGCGTCGCAAGCGCGGCGCTCCGGTGCCTGTCACGACCGCCGAATCCGAGATGTTGAGCCGCGATCTCTTAAAACGCGGCTTCAAATTCGTTGGCCCAACAATCTGCTACTCGTTTATGCAAGCGGTCGGAATGGTCAATGATCACGACGCGAATTGTTTTCGCTATCGGGAAGTAAGAAATTTGTAG
- a CDS encoding ribonuclease H-like domain-containing protein — MKGNIPIPELPFAEEVWLMVAVTSVRERRTQQGKPFRDANARNATGNLLLKIWGEVLEGREDLRPGLWGVTGKLESFQERTQFVVSEYKPITIEQYREYVGCDPLMPRAFTLDIETLALPGFRDRVGPKLERDFRLGYMRLEQQQRYLEDIAAEEERVYQLGSLNAISGRILSIAVHIGPVPGIEIPGLTPNQSEHAFGIDADGNLQEEAEALKGFLLLMSDFDPDCDLVVGHNIISFDLPFIFQRCFANNIPVKPFIDLGEFHVRGAYDTMRAWWLGDRRSRVGLDDLAWALGFESSKTGEVEGSKVFELYQAGKLAEIREYNLNDVRLTRKVYERLVACLGG; from the coding sequence ATGAAAGGCAACATCCCCATCCCCGAACTCCCATTCGCCGAAGAAGTGTGGTTGATGGTGGCGGTGACCTCTGTGCGCGAGCGTCGCACGCAACAAGGGAAACCGTTTCGCGATGCCAACGCGCGCAATGCGACCGGCAATCTGCTGCTGAAAATCTGGGGCGAAGTGCTGGAAGGCCGCGAGGATCTCCGTCCCGGTTTGTGGGGCGTCACCGGCAAACTCGAATCATTTCAGGAGCGAACGCAGTTCGTCGTTTCTGAATACAAGCCGATCACAATTGAACAGTATCGCGAGTACGTCGGCTGCGATCCGTTGATGCCGCGCGCCTTCACGCTGGACATTGAGACGCTGGCGCTGCCGGGATTTCGCGACCGGGTCGGTCCCAAGCTCGAGCGCGATTTCCGGCTGGGCTACATGCGCCTGGAACAACAGCAACGCTATTTGGAAGACATCGCGGCCGAAGAAGAGCGTGTCTATCAACTCGGTTCGCTGAACGCAATCTCGGGGCGAATCCTCTCCATCGCCGTTCACATCGGGCCGGTGCCGGGGATTGAGATTCCCGGGCTGACGCCGAATCAAAGTGAGCACGCGTTCGGTATCGATGCCGATGGCAACCTGCAGGAAGAAGCAGAAGCCTTGAAAGGCTTTCTGCTGCTGATGTCTGACTTTGATCCTGACTGCGACCTCGTGGTAGGACACAACATCATAAGTTTCGATCTGCCGTTCATCTTTCAGCGATGTTTCGCGAACAATATCCCGGTCAAGCCCTTCATCGACCTCGGCGAGTTCCACGTGCGCGGCGCTTACGACACGATGCGCGCGTGGTGGCTCGGTGATCGACGAAGTCGTGTCGGCCTCGACGATCTTGCCTGGGCGTTAGGATTTGAATCGAGCAAGACCGGCGAAGTCGAAGGAAGTAAAGTTTTCGAGCTCTATCAGGCCGGTAAACTCGCTGAGATTCGTGAATACAATTTGAACGACGTGCGCTTAACGCGAAAAGTTTACGAACGCCTGGTCGCGTGTTTGGGCGGATGA
- a CDS encoding NAD-dependent succinate-semialdehyde dehydrogenase, whose translation MPIASINPATGEVLQTFDSLNQPQIEEKLSRAAETFRDYRRTTFSDRGEKMLRAAEILENEKQTLARTMTLEMGKPINAAVQEAEKCAWVCRYYAENAERHLDDEVIQTNATKSYVRFQPLGIVLAIMPWNFPFWQVFRFAAPALMAGNIGLLKHASNVPQCALAIEDIFRRAGFPPGAFQTLLVGTDAVQELLEDPRVAATTLTGSESAGRSVASIAGKNIKKAVLELGGSDPFIVMPSANFDEAVSTAVKARTINNGQSCIAAKRFIVHADIYDRFESEFVAAMKSLRVGDPLDSASDIGPLATEQILADVEDQVKVSVAAGAKILTGGRRVKFEGNLGRGHFYEPTVLADIPKDSPAFRDEIFGPVASLFRVSSIDEAIELANATTFGLGAAAWTNDDDERARFIAEIDAGSVFINGMVASDPRLPFGGVKNSGYGRELGEFGIREFVNIKTVWVK comes from the coding sequence ATGCCGATCGCATCGATCAATCCTGCTACAGGCGAAGTTCTGCAGACCTTCGATTCGCTTAATCAACCACAAATTGAAGAGAAGTTAAGTCGCGCGGCGGAAACCTTCCGCGACTATCGCCGCACAACGTTTTCGGATCGGGGCGAGAAGATGCTGCGCGCCGCAGAGATACTCGAAAACGAAAAGCAGACGCTCGCGCGGACGATGACGCTCGAGATGGGCAAGCCCATTAACGCCGCAGTGCAGGAAGCCGAGAAATGCGCCTGGGTTTGTCGATACTACGCTGAGAATGCCGAACGCCATCTGGACGACGAAGTCATTCAAACGAATGCGACGAAAAGCTATGTTCGTTTTCAGCCGCTCGGCATCGTGTTGGCGATCATGCCCTGGAATTTCCCTTTCTGGCAGGTGTTTCGTTTCGCCGCGCCCGCTTTGATGGCCGGCAACATCGGCCTGCTGAAACATGCCTCGAATGTGCCGCAGTGCGCGCTGGCAATCGAAGACATTTTCCGCCGCGCAGGATTTCCGCCAGGCGCGTTTCAGACTTTGTTAGTCGGAACAGACGCCGTGCAAGAACTGCTGGAAGATCCGCGCGTCGCGGCGACGACGTTGACTGGCAGCGAATCCGCCGGCCGCAGCGTGGCGAGCATTGCCGGGAAGAACATCAAGAAGGCTGTGCTCGAACTTGGCGGAAGCGATCCTTTCATCGTCATGCCGTCGGCCAACTTCGACGAAGCGGTGAGCACCGCCGTCAAGGCACGGACGATTAACAACGGGCAATCGTGCATCGCGGCCAAGCGATTTATTGTGCACGCGGACATTTACGATCGATTCGAAAGTGAGTTCGTCGCGGCGATGAAAAGTCTGCGCGTCGGTGATCCATTGGATTCAGCGAGCGACATCGGGCCCCTCGCGACGGAACAAATCCTGGCCGATGTGGAAGATCAGGTGAAGGTGAGCGTCGCCGCGGGTGCGAAGATTTTGACTGGCGGGCGGCGAGTGAAATTCGAAGGGAATCTCGGGCGCGGACATTTCTACGAGCCCACGGTGCTGGCGGACATTCCGAAAGACTCACCGGCATTTCGCGACGAGATCTTTGGCCCGGTCGCTTCCCTGTTTCGGGTTAGCTCAATTGACGAAGCGATCGAACTGGCGAATGCCACGACCTTCGGTCTGGGCGCGGCCGCGTGGACAAACGACGATGACGAGCGCGCACGCTTCATCGCGGAGATTGATGCCGGCTCAGTCTTTATCAACGGCATGGTCGCTTCCGATCCGCGTCTACCGTTCGGCGGCGTAAAGAATTCCGGCTACGGCCGCGAGTTGGGTGAGTTCGGAATCCGGGAGTTTGTGAACATTAAGACGGTTTGGGTTAAGTAA
- a CDS encoding PAS domain S-box protein — MSLARQSFGESQPASLLRRAVPDIKSNPVLYVLSIVLLAAVYFAAGKFGLSLASVHTNVSPVWPPTGIALAAVLILGYRVWPGIFLGALLTNLLTPISMASAFGIAIGNTLETLIAARVLMAVGFRPSMDRARDVFKFVVVAALCTTISATLGNISLYLGGASTSANFWSLWLTWWLGDLTGAVTVTPLILTWSLGKGHWLPKHRYLEATLLILLLSVSAIVTFGEKAPTPLPYYPLSRLMIPFLLWAAFRLGRRGVTVAVAVISAFAIWGTAHGLGPFVSPSDPNQSLMMLQLFIATNAVTFLFLVTVVEEKRLAETKRGEDQRRLEANLAVTQILAESPKVGIALERILPTVGESLGLEFGCVWMPATNGEELRSVATWQKTPKPQFDAICRERTFEPGVGLPGRVWVSREPAWIRDVAQDENFPRMPIAIEEGLHGAFAFPITFNEKFLGVMEFFSAEIRQPDEQLLAMFGGIGSQIGQFIERKRAEARVEAASLLPQENPAPVIRVTTEGVVAFANPAAERLLHVWGVAVGRAAPEHITSKVREVFNRGTREATEYEVGDLTYSIEMAPITSADYVNLYFTDITERKRVEQSLAESEQRYRSVIEALPAAVYTTDAAGRITMFNQAAVDFSGRTPVVGSDSWCVTWKLYHPDGTPMPHAECPMAIALHSGEGIRGHEAIAERPDGTRANFIPYPTPLRDAQGNLVGAINMLVDITDRKKTEETLQRSERELTEFFENATEAIHWVGPDGTILRANKAELRMLGYSADEYVGRNIAEFYVDQTLIQDILARLSKGETLEEYRAQLRSKDGTVRDVVINSSAYFENGELIHTRCFTRDITQQLQAEKALRHLAAIVETTDDAVISKDLNGIITSWNPAAERLYGYKASEMIGKPVAVLIPPEWPDEEPKILARIRRGERIDHYETIRVAKDGRRLAVSLTVSPIHDATGKIVGASKIARDITEQKRTQEEIARLLAAERAARQDAEVASRTKDEFLATLSHELRTPLTAMLGWLTILRGHKLDKTTADHAIETIERNAKAQAQLIEDLVDISRIVGGKLNLEVVPTELMPVLDAAVEVVRPAADAKEITIDVNYDATVGPVAGDASRLQQIIWNLLSNAVKFTPKGGKVSVDFRRQNGFAEVVISDTGIGISEDFLPHVFERFRQAESTATRSHRGMGLGLAIVRHLIELHGGTVTAASDGENRGSTFTIHLPLASVEKRGASRAESQKTNGDQGHELKGLRILLVEDEPDARELIAMVLQSSGAQVEAVDTAKGAFESLSAAPPDVLVSDIGLPLESGYDLIRKVRAMSSDTKKVPAIALTAFAAENDRKLALSAGFQAHLAKPVEPGDLLKAIKGVINGKHK, encoded by the coding sequence ATGAGCTTAGCCCGACAATCTTTCGGCGAGTCCCAACCGGCTTCTCTCCTGCGTCGAGCTGTGCCCGACATCAAAAGCAATCCAGTGTTGTACGTGCTGTCGATTGTTTTGCTCGCAGCGGTCTATTTCGCGGCGGGCAAGTTCGGCCTGTCGTTGGCTTCCGTTCACACCAATGTTTCCCCTGTTTGGCCGCCGACCGGGATCGCCCTGGCGGCAGTCCTGATACTCGGCTACCGCGTCTGGCCGGGAATCTTCCTCGGCGCGCTGCTAACTAATCTCTTAACTCCCATCTCGATGGCGAGCGCTTTCGGAATTGCGATCGGAAACACGCTCGAAACCTTAATCGCGGCGCGTGTCCTAATGGCGGTGGGCTTCCGGCCTTCCATGGATCGAGCGCGCGACGTTTTCAAGTTCGTGGTTGTAGCCGCGCTCTGCACGACGATCAGCGCGACGCTCGGAAACATCAGCCTTTATTTAGGCGGTGCGTCAACCTCGGCGAATTTCTGGTCCCTCTGGCTGACCTGGTGGCTCGGAGATCTGACGGGCGCCGTGACAGTGACGCCTCTGATTCTCACCTGGAGTCTGGGTAAAGGTCATTGGCTACCAAAGCATAGATATCTCGAGGCGACACTTCTCATTTTGCTTCTCTCCGTCAGCGCCATTGTGACGTTCGGTGAAAAAGCGCCCACCCCGCTGCCGTATTATCCGCTCAGCCGTTTGATGATTCCCTTTCTGCTTTGGGCGGCGTTCAGACTCGGCCGAAGAGGCGTAACGGTTGCGGTCGCAGTCATCTCCGCATTCGCTATTTGGGGAACGGCGCACGGCTTAGGTCCATTCGTCAGCCCAAGCGATCCCAACCAATCGCTGATGATGTTGCAGCTTTTCATCGCTACCAATGCGGTGACCTTCCTGTTTCTTGTAACGGTCGTTGAAGAGAAGCGACTGGCAGAAACAAAGCGCGGTGAAGATCAAAGAAGGCTCGAAGCAAATCTCGCGGTCACACAGATCCTGGCCGAATCGCCGAAGGTAGGCATTGCGCTCGAACGGATTTTGCCGACCGTCGGCGAATCGTTGGGACTGGAGTTTGGTTGCGTTTGGATGCCCGCCACTAATGGCGAGGAGCTACGCAGCGTCGCCACCTGGCAGAAGACGCCGAAACCGCAATTTGACGCCATCTGTCGTGAACGCACATTCGAACCGGGCGTCGGTCTGCCGGGCCGCGTCTGGGTCAGTCGAGAACCGGCCTGGATTCGCGACGTCGCTCAAGACGAAAATTTTCCGCGCATGCCCATCGCGATCGAAGAGGGCCTGCATGGAGCGTTCGCCTTCCCCATCACGTTCAACGAGAAGTTTCTCGGCGTGATGGAGTTTTTCAGTGCGGAGATACGGCAGCCTGACGAACAACTACTCGCCATGTTTGGCGGTATCGGGAGTCAGATAGGCCAGTTCATCGAACGCAAGCGCGCTGAGGCAAGAGTCGAAGCCGCCAGCCTTTTGCCGCAGGAGAATCCTGCCCCAGTTATTCGTGTGACCACCGAAGGAGTTGTCGCCTTTGCGAATCCGGCCGCCGAAAGATTACTGCACGTGTGGGGCGTTGCCGTTGGCCGCGCGGCGCCGGAGCACATTACTAGCAAAGTACGGGAGGTCTTCAACCGCGGCACCCGCGAAGCGACTGAATATGAGGTCGGCGATCTCACCTATTCAATTGAAATGGCGCCGATCACTTCGGCTGACTATGTGAATCTGTATTTCACCGATATCACGGAGCGCAAACGCGTCGAGCAGTCGCTGGCCGAAAGCGAACAGCGCTATCGCTCGGTGATTGAAGCTTTACCGGCGGCCGTATATACCACCGACGCGGCGGGCCGCATCACCATGTTTAATCAGGCCGCCGTCGATTTCTCCGGACGCACACCAGTGGTGGGCAGTGATTCCTGGTGCGTCACGTGGAAACTCTATCACCCGGACGGCACGCCGATGCCGCACGCAGAATGCCCGATGGCGATCGCTCTGCACAGCGGCGAAGGGATTCGCGGGCACGAAGCTATCGCCGAACGTCCTGACGGAACGCGCGCGAACTTCATTCCCTACCCGACTCCTTTACGCGATGCCCAGGGCAATTTGGTGGGCGCCATCAATATGCTCGTTGACATTACTGACCGAAAGAAAACGGAAGAGACTTTACAGCGCAGCGAGCGAGAGCTTACCGAGTTCTTTGAGAACGCCACCGAAGCCATCCACTGGGTTGGTCCTGACGGCACAATCCTGCGGGCGAACAAAGCGGAGTTGCGCATGCTGGGTTATTCGGCGGACGAATATGTCGGCCGCAATATTGCTGAGTTCTATGTGGATCAAACCCTGATTCAGGACATTCTCGCGCGTCTGAGCAAAGGCGAAACGCTCGAAGAGTATCGTGCCCAACTGCGCTCAAAAGATGGAACGGTCCGTGATGTGGTGATCAATTCGAGTGCCTATTTTGAGAATGGCGAACTCATCCACACGCGCTGCTTCACCCGCGACATAACCCAACAACTGCAGGCTGAGAAGGCTTTACGCCACCTCGCGGCAATTGTGGAAACGACTGATGACGCCGTTATCTCGAAAGACCTGAACGGAATCATCACCAGTTGGAACCCGGCGGCGGAACGGCTCTACGGGTATAAGGCCTCAGAAATGATCGGCAAGCCGGTGGCTGTTTTGATTCCCCCTGAGTGGCCGGACGAGGAGCCGAAGATTCTGGCGCGTATCAGACGCGGTGAACGTATCGATCACTACGAAACGATTCGCGTGGCCAAAGACGGACGGCGCCTGGCCGTGTCACTAACGGTGTCTCCGATCCACGATGCGACCGGCAAGATAGTCGGCGCGTCAAAGATCGCGCGTGACATCACCGAACAGAAGCGCACCCAGGAAGAGATCGCGCGCTTGCTCGCGGCTGAACGCGCCGCCCGTCAGGATGCGGAAGTTGCGAGCCGCACGAAAGATGAATTTCTCGCCACGCTCTCGCATGAGTTGCGCACGCCGCTGACGGCGATGCTGGGCTGGCTCACGATTCTACGCGGACACAAGCTTGATAAGACGACCGCTGACCATGCCATCGAGACGATCGAACGGAATGCGAAAGCCCAGGCGCAGTTAATCGAGGATCTCGTCGATATCTCACGCATCGTCGGCGGCAAACTGAACCTGGAAGTTGTGCCGACCGAATTGATGCCGGTCCTTGACGCTGCCGTTGAAGTTGTGCGGCCGGCGGCCGACGCGAAAGAGATCACGATCGACGTTAACTACGACGCCACGGTGGGACCAGTGGCGGGGGACGCGTCGCGTTTGCAACAGATCATTTGGAACCTTCTTTCGAACGCGGTGAAGTTCACTCCGAAAGGCGGCAAGGTGTCGGTGGACTTCCGGCGTCAGAATGGATTTGCCGAAGTCGTTATCAGCGACACGGGCATTGGTATTTCGGAAGACTTTCTACCGCATGTCTTCGAACGTTTTCGCCAGGCAGAATCAACCGCCACGCGATCTCATCGCGGAATGGGATTGGGCCTCGCGATCGTGCGCCATCTGATTGAACTACATGGCGGCACAGTGACTGCGGCGAGCGACGGCGAGAACCGCGGATCCACCTTCACGATTCACTTACCCCTGGCGTCGGTCGAAAAACGGGGCGCGTCGCGTGCGGAATCACAAAAGACGAACGGGGACCAGGGTCACGAGCTGAAGGGCCTGCGCATTCTGCTGGTTGAAGACGAACCTGATGCGCGCGAGCTAATCGCGATGGTGTTGCAAAGCTCCGGCGCACAGGTTGAGGCCGTTGATACCGCTAAGGGGGCATTCGAAAGTCTGTCCGCAGCCCCTCCTGATGTTCTAGTTAGTGATATCGGTCTACCGCTTGAGAGCGGTTACGACCTGATTCGCAAGGTGCGCGCGATGTCTTCCGACACCAAGAAAGTTCCGGCGATTGCTTTGACCGCGTTCGCGGCCGAAAACGATCGCAAGCTGGCGCTTTCCGCCGGGTTTCAGGCTCATCTTGCGAAACCGGTCGAACCAGGCGACCTGCTGAAAGCGATCAAGGGCGTCATCAACGGTAAACACAAGTAG